The following proteins are co-located in the Anas platyrhynchos isolate ZD024472 breed Pekin duck chromosome 1, IASCAAS_PekinDuck_T2T, whole genome shotgun sequence genome:
- the FKBP4 gene encoding peptidyl-prolyl cis-trans isomerase FKBP4, translated as MTAEEMKADGAPLEGVDITLKRDEGVLKVVKREGSGTESPMIGDKVTVHYTGWLLDGTKFDSSLDRRDKFSFDLGKGEVIKAWDIAVATMKVGEICRITCKPEYAYGSAGSPPKIPPNATLIFEIELFEFKGEDLTDDEDGGIIRRIRKKGEGYSKPNEGAIVEIQFEGRYGDRVFDKRELQFEIGEGDNYDLPHGLEKAIQKMEKSEESIFYLKPNYGFGSAGKEKFQIPPDAELQYEVKLKSFEKAKESWEMNTDEKLEQSCMVKERGTQYFKEGKYKRAALQYKKIVSWLEHESGLSEEEDTKAKSLRLAAHLNLAMCHLKLKEYSQALENCNKALELDSSNEKGLFRRGEAHLAVNDFELARGDFQKVIQLYPSNKAAKVQLVTCQQKIREQHEKEKKMYANMFQRLADKDLKSATTLQTTHTEDAEMKDEQNGVEDKSEVDTEA; from the exons ATGACGGCGGAGGAGATGAAAGCGGACGGGGCCCCCCTGGAGGGGGTGGACATCACGCTCAAGCGGGATGAGGGCGTCCTCAAG gttgtcAAGAGGGAAGGCAGTGGGACAGAGTCGCCGATGATAGGTGATAAAGTGACCGTCCATTATACAGGATGGCTCCTCGATGGCACAAAATTTGACTCCAGTCTGGACAGGAGAGACAAATTTTCATTCGATTTGGGCAAAG GTGAGGTGATCAAAGCATGGGACATTGCTGTGGCAACTATGAAGGTTGGCGAAATTTGTAGGATTACTTGTAAACCAGAATACGCCTATGGCTCAGCTGGGAGCCCACCAAAGATACCTCCCAACGCTACGCTGATCTTTGAG ATAGAGCTGTTTGAGTTTAAGGGGGAGGACCTCACTGATGATGAAGACGGTGGCATCATCCGAAGAATCCGTAAGAAAGGAGAAGGCTACTCCAAGCCCAATGAGGGTGCTATTGTAGAGA TCCAGTTTGAAGGCCGATATGGAGATCGTGTTTTTGACAAGCGGGAGCTGCAGTTTGAGATTGGAGAAGGTGATAATTATGATCTTCCTCATGGTCTGGAGAAAGCAAtacagaaaatggagaaatctGAGGAATCTATTTTCTATCTCAAACCCAA CTATGGTTTTGGAAGTGCTGGGAAGGAGAAATTTCAGATCCCTCCAGATGCAGAACTACAGTATGAAGTGAAACTCAAGAGCTTTGAAAAG GCTAAGGAGTCTTGGGAAATGAATACAGACGAGAAGCTGGAACAAAGCTGCATGGTGAAAGAGAGAGGCACTCAGTACTTCAAG GAGGGGAAATACAAACGGGCAGCATTACAGTATAAGAAAATTGTGTCATGGCTGGAGCATGAATCAGGACTCTCTGAGGAGGAGGATACAAAAGCCAAGAGCTTGAGGCTTGCTGCCCACCTTAATCTAGCTATGTGCCATCTCAAACTGAAGGAGTACTCCCAGGCTTTGGAGAACTGCAACAAG GCACTTGAATTGGATAGCAGCAATGAAAAAGGCCTCTTCCGACGTGGAGAAGCCCACTTGGCTGTCAATGACTTTGAGTTGGCCCGGGGAGATTTCCAGAAGGTGATACAACTCTATCCAAGTAACAAAGCTGCCAAAGTGCAACTAGTAACTTGTCAGCAAAAAATACGCGAGCAgcatgagaaagagaaaaagatgtatGCCAACATGTTCCAAAGGCTTGCAGACAAAGACTTAAAG TCAGCTACTACTCTTCAAACCACCCACACTGAAGATGCAGAAATGAAAGATGAGCAGAATGGAGTTGAAGATAAATCTGAAGTTGACACAGAAGCATAA